A stretch of DNA from candidate division WOR-3 bacterium:
CCGGGGCACATCTTAATTTATAAGTCACAGGTGAGGAGTTATCGGGAATTACCACTCCGGTTTGCGGAATTAGGTACTGTCTACCGAAACGAAAAGTCTGGTACACTCCACGGTATGCTCCGGGTTCGGGGCTTCACTCAGGACGATGCCCATATCTTTTTAGCAGAAGAGATGGTGGAGGACGAGGTAAAAGAAATCTTAAAACTCTCCCAGGAGATGCTTTCCGATTTTGGTTTCAATCGCTACTTCGTAGAGTTATCGGTCCGCGACCCAAAAAATAAAGATAAATATATGGGAAGCGATGCGGAATGGGAAATGGCAGAATCTGCCTTGAAAAAAGCCCTCAACGAATTGGGGATTGATTACAAAACCGCGGAGGGGGAGGCGGTCTTCTACGGACCAAAAATTGACTTAAAACTTTTAGATAGCTTAGACAATGCCTGGCAGGCAACAACCATCCAATTTGATTTCAACCTCCCCCGCCGGTTTGATGTCCGGTATATCGGCCGAGATGGTTATACCCATCAGGCGGTTATCATCCACCGGACAATTTTGGGTTCCTTAGAGAGGTTTCTGGGTGCCTTAATTGAGCACTACGCGGGAGCACTTCCGGTCTGGCTCTCCCCCATTCAAGCCCGCGTCCTCCCTATCACCGATAAGGAAATACCTTATGCGGAAAAAATCTTTTCTCACTGCCAAAGGGAAGGAATTAGGGTGGATGCGGATTTCCGAGCGGAAAAGATTAACTATAAGATAGCGGAAGCGGAGCGCTTAAAAATTCCTTATATTTTAATCGTGGGCAAAAGGGAAGTAGCGGAAGGGAATGTTTCTTTAAGAAAGAGAAGAGAGGGGGTTATCGGAACAAAGAGTTGGGAAGAAGTTATTAATCTCATCAAGGAGGATATAGAGAAGAAACGTTAAAAATGAAACAGGAGCGCATTAGGGTAAATTTTTTAATAAAGAGTCCTTATGTCCGAGTGATCGGACCGGATAAGAAACAGATTGGTATTATGCCCACCCGCGAGGCGATGGAATTGGCAAAAAGGCAGGGTTTGGACTTAGTGGAGATTTCACCCAATGCTGACCCCCCCGTTTGCTATATTACCGACTTCGGAAAATATATGTACGAGTTAAAGCAGAAACAGAGGGAGGCGAAGAAGAAACAGAAGACCACAGAATTAAAGGAGGTTCGCCTCTCTTACAAAATTGATGACCACGACTATCAGACAAAACTGCGAAAGATTAAAGAAATTCTTAATGCCAAAAATCGGGTGAAAGTGGTCTTGAAGATGCGGGGAAGAGAAGCCCTTTATAAAGATAAAGCCTTAGCACTTTTAGACCGGCTGACTAACGACCTCTCGGGGATTGGTCAACCCGAAGGTGTTCCCCGTTCTTTGGGGGAGGCCGGTAAGATTATCCAACTTACCTATTTACCCAAATGAGAGATGAAACTAAAAACCCTTAAATCTTTGAAGAAGAGGATAAAAATCACCGCTACGGGAAAGTTACTCCGCCGCCGGGCGGGAAAGAGTCATCTGCTCACAGGGAAAAGAAAGGCAAGAAAAAAACGGTTGCTCAAACCGACCGTCACCAAAAAATCGGTTGCGAAGAAGTTGAAACCATTTTTATCCGCATAAGGAGTTAATATGCCAAGAGTAAGAACTGGACCTTATACGAGAAAACGGAGGAAGAAGTGGTTAAAGCAGGCGAAGGGATATTGGGGCGGAAGACATCGCCTCTACAAGACCGCCCGCGTCGCCGTGATGCGCGGTTGGCTCTCCGCCTATCGGGACCGAAAATTGAGGAAGAGAAACTTTCGCCGGCTCTGGATTCTGAGACTTTCGGCGGCCCTTCGCCCCCTCGGGATCTCTTACAGCCGATTTATCAACTGCCTGAAAAAGGCAAATGTGGAAATTAACCGAAAGGTTCTTTCGGAAATGGCGCTGAGAGAACCGGAGGAGTTTCACGCCTTAGTAAAATCGGTGGTCCAATCTTCTTCCGTATGACAGTTCCCGAGATTGAAGAGATCGGCAGAAAGGCAAAAGAGGAGATCGCCGGTGCGGAAAACTTACTCCTTCTTAACGATTTAAGAATAAAATACTTAGGGAGAAAAGGAATCCTCACCGGAATCTTACGAGGCTTAAAAGACCTGCCCGAGGGGGAAAGGAGGAATGTGGGTCGGATTGCCAATCTCTTAAAAGAGGAAATCTTAGCCCTCCTTAAAGAAAGAGAGGCTACCCTCTCTTCCCAGAAACCGGTTCTTCCCGAGATTGACCTCACTTTACCAGGGAGGAGGCTCTGGATCGGTCGCCGTCATCCCATCTCCCAGGTCTTGGATGAAATCTGTGAGATTTTTGTCGGCATGGGCTTTAAGGAAGAGATTGGACCAGAGATTGAAGATGAGTGGCATAACTTTTCCGCCCTCAATATTCCCGAAGACCATCCGGCAAGGGATATGTTCTCCTCCTTTTATTTGGATAGTGGCAAACTCTTACGAAGCCATACCTCCCCGGTTCAGATCCGGGTGATGGAGAGAGAAAGACCGCCGATTCGCATCATCGCGCCGGGTCGGGTATTTAGACCGGATGATTTTGATGCCTCCCACGCCCCAAATTTCCATCAGGTGGAAGGACTTTATGTTGACGAAGGGGTCACATTCGCTGACCTTAAAGGAACCTTACGGGAATTTTGTCAGAAGATGTTTGGCCAAGGGATAAAGATGCGCTTCCTCCCTTCTTATTTCCCTTTCACCGAACCTTCCGCTGAGGTGGCTATCTCTTGTGTCAATTGTTATGGCTCGGGTTGTCAAACCTGTAAAGGAACAGGCTGGTTAGAAATTTTGGGTTGTGGGATGGTTCATCCTCAAGTTTTGAGAAATTGCGCCATTGATCCCGAACGCTACACCGGCTATGCCTTTGGATTGGGGGTGGAGAGGGTAGCGATGATTAAATACCGAATCCCGGATATGAGGTTATTTTACGAGAATGATTTAAGATTTTTGGAAGAGTTTTAATTGACCTCTTTCTATGAAACAGGAGATTATCAAAGTTGAAAAACCGGAAGGGGCAAATGTGATCTTGGGGCAAAGCCATTTTATTAAAACGGTTGAAGACCTTTACGAGGCAATCACCTCTTCGGCGCCGGCAGCAAAATTTGGTATTGCCTTTTGCGAATCTTCCGGACCATGTCTGGTACGTAGTGAAGGGAATGATGGAGATTTGGTGAAGATAGCCGAAAAGAATGCCTTAAAAATCGGTGCTGGGCATTCCTTCGTTATCATCTTAAAGGACTCTTATCCCATTCAAGTCTTAAAAGCGATTAGGGATGTCTTTGAGGTGTGCACCATTTATGCCGCAACCGCCAATCCCTTGGAGGTGGTGGTGGTAGAGAGCGAAACGGGTCGGGGAATTTTAGGAGTGATTGACGGTAGCAAACCGAAAGGGGTAGAAACGGAGAAAGATAAAGAGGAGAGGAAATCTTTCTTACGAAAGATCGGGTATAAGTTATAACCAGAAAAATTTGCCCCATCCTTTTAGAAATTTATCTTGATTTGCCTCCGGATTTTTATATAATAAAAAACAATGAAATCTCTTCCGATAAAAACCGCAATTAGTCTCTTCCTCCCACTTTTTCTTTTCGCCTCCCTTTCTTTAATCCGAGAAGATGAAAGGGGAGCGGAGATTGTTTACGAGAATCAACTGGAAAAGATTTTCCCTGGCTATCCCCCCGAGATTGCCGAAGGGAGGAAAATAGACGATTATCCTTTACCGACAATTGAGTTCTTTTTGGGAATTCCCCAAGAAGGTAGAGTATTTCTTTCCGCTACCGGCCAAAAAGAGACTTTCATCAAAGGCGATTTAGCGTATGATATTGAGGGCAATCCGATTAAAAAATTGCCAGAGAAAAAGGCTCTGGCGGAGATAAAAAGTATTGAGTATTTAAGAGATATTCGTTTCGCCCGAGTCCGTCTCTTTCCCGTCCAGTGGTTAGGCAGTGGATTTCGGGTTTATAATGAGATAAGAGTGAATGTCTTCTATGAGAAAGCGCCCGTGATTGTGGAGGGTAAGGATTACTTTGATGATATCTACGAGATACTTTTTATTAATGGCAAAAAGGCAAAATTTTATAAATCATCAAACCACTTGGCCCGGGAAGGAAGCATCTTCTTTGAGCGGGGTCTTGATTGGGTGAAGATAAAAATTGATTCTACGGGTATCTATCAAATCTCGGGCGAAGAGTTAAAAAAAGTTGGCGTCAACCTCACGGCAATAAATCCAAAAACCTTAAAAATCTACCACATCGGCAAATTTACCACCAACTACCTTTATCCGGATACGATGATTGAGTTGCCAATCTATGTGGCGGGAGAAGAGGATGGACGGTTTGATGAGAAAGACTTTATTCTCTTCTATGGAGAGCACCTGAAGAGTCTCTATACCAACTTCAATTTTTACTGGCTAACCTGGGGGATAAAAGAGGGAAAGAGGATGAAAAGATATTCGGTTAAACCTCTACCCAATGCCTCCCATTTGACCACGGGTGAGGATTCCTGCCATTTGGAATTTGACCTTTTATGCCCCGCCCGTTCCGGACTCCTATGGCTCTGGCAATATTTCGCCAAGGCACGGGGGAAAGAGGAAACCTATTCCTTAAAATTTATTCTCCATCACGCCAAGACCTTAAAGAAGATAGGTGTTGCCTTTTGTGGAAAATCGGATAGCGCCCGCCTCCGCTTCTACCTGAACGAAAAACTCTTAGATTCCTTCGCCTTCAAAAGAGAAAATCCACCCACTCCCTCTCTCTTCCGAAAGGAACTTCAAGAAGTGATTGGCGAAAGTGTGGAATTAAAAATCTCTCTCTACGGGGAAAAGGAACAAGAGGTCTACCTTGATTATCTTGACCTCCTCTACGAGAAAAACCTTCTTGGAGAGAAAAAGGTAAACCAGTTGGCGATGACGATTAGAGAGAGGGGAAATCATAATGTCTCTTCCACCATTGTTCCTAAACCTTCCTATCTCTTTGAGATTATCTCCGATACCACTACCGGAGTCCCGGACGTAAAAATTCTTGAAGATTTTTCTCTCCACGGTGAGACTTTGACCTTTGGTAAGACATTTTATTACCCCTGTCGGTTTTTAATCACCAACGAGTACGGTTTTAGAAAATGCCTCTCCTTGGAACTAAAAAGACCACAACGACTCCGCCGGAAAAGTTTCGCCGGAGATTATTTTGTTATCACTCCGAATGAGTTTTTTAAAATTGGGCAACTCTTAGCCCAATACCGGCAAAATAACATTATTGACCTGCCCCGGGCAAAGACAGTGGTTGCCACCCTTTCTGATATCTATGACGAATACGCCTTCGGGATTGAAGAACCCGGAGCGATTAAGAAATTCTTAAAGGAGAAGAGACCTTACTACGTCGTCCTAATTGGTGATGCCACTTATGACTACCGGGGACTCCTTCCCTATAGGAAATATCCCGGGGTGCCAACTTATGAATACGGCTATGATTTTTCCCCCAATCCTTACACCGATAAGGCTTATGCCTGTGATGCCTGGTATGCGGATTGGGACGGGGAAGGTGGGTCGCCGGATATTATCCTCTCCCGTTTACCCGGACGTAACGAAAATGAGTTCCGGACCTTTCTTGAGAAGATTAAGAATTTTGAACGGAGTAAGGCTTCTTACCGCCAACGTTTTCTTTTAGCCGGGGACGACGAATTCAACGGCTACTATGACCGGCCGGATAATATAAGATTTGGCACCCACATTGAACAGTGCGAAGGGCTTGCCAATCTTTTAGGTTCGGAATTTGAACCGGTGAAAATTTATTTAACCGAATATCCTTATCCCCAACCGAATGATAAACCCAAGGCACGGCGGGCTCTCATTTCGGCTCTCAATGAAGGAGTAGGAATGATGGCTTATTTTGGTCACGGTTGGGTTGGTTGGTTGACTCACGAAAAATTCCTTGATTTAAACTCCCTATCCCAACTTAAAAATCGGGATAAACCCTTCTTCGGCTTTTATGGTAGTTGCGGAGTTGGAAAGTTTGATGAGACCGAACAGGAGTGTCTCGCGGAAGAGTTGCAAAGGATGGAAGGAGGAGCGATTGCCACCGTCGCTGCCACTAAGGGGACAATTTCTACAACCAATTACTTTTTCGCCCAAGCCCTCTTTGCCCCAATTATTGCTCAACCGGCAGTCCCCATTGGTAAAGGCTTTTTAACCGCCTGGTTCTATGACCGAAAATACCACCTTTTCGGTGATGGGGCAACCTTCATCCCTCTCATCCGAAGGACCTTGCCCCTTTCCGTAAGCCCCTGCACCTTAAAACCGGGAAGTTTGATCACGGTCAATTGCGATACGACCAGAATGAGGGAAGGATATTATCAGATAACCGCCTCCGCACCCAAACTATACCGCTTCTACCGCTCCCACCTCTGTTCCCTCATCTATACCCTTCCCGGGGAAATTTTCTTTTTGGGCAGAGGAAAGTTAACTTCGGAAGGGATTAATGCGAAATTTCTTTTTCCTAAGCTTCCTTATCCGGAGGTCCGATATGTTGAGAATGGGAGTTATACCATACTCCCCAATACCGCTAAGATAAGAGTTTGGACCTTTGCCCAGGATACGGGGATTTCTTACCTCCGGGATAATCTCTATTTCTTAAATCAAGAGTTTATCTCTCCGGATAGTTTTGGTCCGGAATTGAGGCTTTATATCAAAGGAAAAGAGATAGGGGAAACAGCCCTTGTGGAAAGGGAATTTATCCTTCACGGCAAAATTTATGACGAAAGCGGTATCGCCCTTCTTAAAGATTATCCCTTAGGTTTTTATTTTAACGGCGGAGAGGATTTTCATGATTTAAGGGAGAGAATTCAATTTGAATTCTCCTCTTATCAAAATGCCAATTTCTCTTATCCTTTGAGGATTGCGGAACCTTGTTCCCTCACCTTCATCCTTTATGATAATTTGGGCAACGAGACGAAAAAGGTTTATAAACTCAACCCAATAGCCGAGACCAGCCTAATCATTAGAAATAACCTCTACCTCCAAAATAAGGGTTCTGGTTATTTCACATTCTATCTCTCCTTACCCGCTTCCCTCACCATAAGGATTTATACCATCTCTGGTCGTTTTCTGAAAGAGATTAGAACGGTGGGTAGGTTAGGTTTCAATCGGGTCTATTTTGATGGTTTGGACCGGTTTGGGCGAAGACTACCCAAGGGACTCTACCTCTATCAGATCGGTGCCCAGACATTTGACCAGAAAAAGGCTAAACTCCTTGATAAATTTCTCATCCCTTAAAAACTGTTGACTTTCTAAATATTTTTGTTAAACTTCAAGATGTTTTTTCTTTCTCTTTTTTTCTTTTATTTCATTTCCGAGCCGCGCCTCTCCTTTTCCCCTCCTTCGGTAGTAATTACCTTTGAGACAGCAAAACCGGTAAGGGCGGAGTTGCTTTATGGCAAGGAAGGTTTAGAAAAGGCGGTTTTAAAAGGAGAGAGGAATAATAAGCATAAGTTTATTTTAAGGGATTTGACCCCGGGGAGTTATCATTTCCGATTGCAGGCGGATACCTTTAGTTCACCACTGTATTATTTCTCCTACCCCTCCCCGGAGAAGTTTCGTTTCCTCATATTACCATCGGGAATGGAGAAGGATAGGAAAATTTCTAACCTTCTCTTGGCGTCACCACCAGATTTTATCGTAGCCAATTCTTCCATCTCCAAAGAAAAAGATGGGAAAAAATTTCTTATCCCGGTCCTCTCTTGTGACCAACTTCTCATTTCTCAATCCCCGCCTGCTCCCTCTTTCCGGGAAGGGGAATTTCCAAAAGATAGTTCTCCCTTCTCTCTTCGTTTTCTCCCCTTAGGAAAGGATTCGGTAGATTTTTACCTCTCCCCACCCGGAGAAAGAAACGGGTTTGATATCATTTTCTTAATCGGTGGGAATACCTTCCTCCGCAGTCATCCGGTAACGAAAAACCCTTATGACCCAGACCGATCCGGTCTCATCGTCTCCGGAGATAAAGAATATTACGGAGAGAAAGGAACGGTCTATTTTATCATTCCGGATTGGGAAAATCCCTTCCCATTAGATTGGCGAAAAGGGAATCAGTATCTTGCCTTTGCCCAATCCGGTAGGGGTTTTGTAGAGGTCCTGAAAGAGGATAAAAGTTTAAAAGTGAAGACCTCAATCTTAAACCACCTCGGAGATTATGAGGTGGTTGATAGTTTTTCATTCAACCGAGAAAGAGAAGAAGAGGCATTAAAAATTTCTAAGGTGCGGGTGAAGGAGGTGAACGGTTTCTCAGCGAAAATCTGTTGGGAGACAAACCTCAGTGCCGTTTCTATGATTGAATGGGGAACCGAACCAAACCGTTATCTCTTCCGTTACCCCCCCTTAGACCTCCAACAGGTCTTCACCACCGAGCATTCTCTCTATCTCTTTGGGCTTTCGCCAAATAAGAGATATTACTACCGGGTTGGTGTCCGGCGCGGCGAAAGAATTGTCTGGTCGGAAGAGAATAACTTCATTACCCTCTCCCCCAATGGGAAAGAGGTTCTCCTCCCGATAAATTTCGCCCACCCTACTTACAAAACGGATTTCCATTTCTTTGCCGTCTCCCCTCATACCTATTCCCAGAGGGATAACGGTACCCAGTTTATTGGTCTCTGGGATAAAGATCTATCTTTCACCATCTCCTCAGACGAAAGCCTCACTTGCCGGGCGAGCCAGCATTGGATAAAAAATTCCCAAGTCGCTTCTTGGTCTTTCCCTATCCCCTCCGGAGGTTATTACTATGAGATTGGCAGTTTTTCCCATCCGGAATTCTCTGGGCGTACCAGAATTAAAATTGAAGGTAAGACCTTGGAAAAGGAAGAAGGGGATACCACTTTTTTCGGAGAGATAGAAGTTAACGATGAAGAACTAAACTTAGAATTGGGTTATGGCGACTCTTTAATCCCCGGATATTCGGGCATCAGTTATCTCATCCTCTCCTCCCAACCGAGGAAAAAGAAAGAGGAAGAAGTCTTTCTCCTTTCTGTCAGCCCGAATCCCTTTAAGGATAAGACCGTAATCAAATACCATCTCTCCTCCGCCCGCCGGGTGATCTTAGAAATTTACGATGGCTTGGGAAAGAAGTTATTCACCTTAAAAAATCGGTTTGAAAGGAAAGGTTACCAGGAATGCGTCTGGGATGGTAAAGACCTGAATGGCTCACCCTTGCCGGATGGTATCTATTTCATCAACCTCCGCACCGAAGAGCAACCGGGTGGGCAGGTAAAGGTCTCCCTCTTCCGCCGATAACTCTTTTGCCCCAGCAAAAGGCAGCACCTTCCTCTTTTCCCTTTTCCAAGATGAGAGTTCTTTTAGCCTTCGGACACAAAATATTTCCCTCTTTCTCACACCAAAAGTCATTATCTCTTCCTCAGAAAGATTTCTATTAAGACCAGAAAGGATTAGGTCAATCTTCTCATAACTAATTCCCAAAACTGACTCATCCGTTATCCCCTTCATCATATCCGGAGAAGGTTTTTGGTCTATAACTTCTTTTGGCAGACCTAAATAATTTGCCAGGGCTCGGATTTGGGTCTTATAGAGACCTAAAAGAGGTGAGATCGGCAAGTCATCAATCCCATCTTTCACAAACCAGCCGATTTCGTATTCCGAACGGTTGGTGGCGCCCAAGAGGATAAGTCCTTTCTCCCTTCCCTTCGCCTCTAAGACCTCCCGCCGGTAGCGATGGCGGATGTTGAAACTTCTTTCAATCGGCAAAATGCCGGAAGAAAATAAGAAACCTTTAAGCCAATTCTCACCTCTTTCTTTTTGGGAGATGGTGAGAAGAAAAGGGGACTCCTGGAATAAGAAGAAATATAACCGATTGAGCAATCGGTTAAAAAGACTGGAGAAAGCGATTATCTTCATAGCCTCGGGTTGGTAGAGACCCTTTTTTCTCATTGCGGGCTCAATATCAACTACTTCCAATTTCCAATCCAACCATCTCGCCAAAATCTCAGCCCGGATTCTAAAACCCTTTTCGCTATCCCGGTCGTAAAGATAAAATAAGGAGACCTTATCTTTACCCAATGCCCGGACTGAGAGGGTAGCTAAAACTGCACTATCAATCCCACCGCTGAGACCGATTATTACCCCATTTGCCGAATGGGCGTCAACCACCCCTTTAATAAACTCTTCAATTTTTAAGGAGACCTTCTGACAATCAATCGCCAATAAGGAAGTAAATTTTTTCATCTTCTATCTCTATTATCCTAACAGGTCTCTCTCCGTCAAGGGAAACCAGAAGTCTAATCCCCCTTCTTCCTAAGGTGAAAAGTAGGGATTGACAGAAAGGAATATTTTTTTATAATGGAGTGAGCGAGGATGGCGGAATTGGCAGACGCACTGGATTTAGGATCCAGTGAGGCAACTCGTGGGGGTTCAAGTCCCCCTCCTCGCAAAGAATCTGATTATTTCTAATATGGATTTAACAGTTACCGAACGGAAGGAATACCTAAAAGAACTCTCGGTCACCATTGAACCAACCGAGATGCATAAGAAGATTGAAGAGCTATTAAATGAATATAAGGATAAAATTACAATTGATGGATTTCGCAAAGGAAAAGTCCCACCCCCAATCATTTTAAGAAAATTGGGTAAGGAATTGGAATCACTTGCCGCTCAGGAGATAGTTGAGGAGACAGTGGAGAAAGTGGTAAGGGAGAAAAACTTCCATCTCATCGCCGAGCCCAAAATTACCGATTTTGAAATCACCCCAGAAAAATCCCTCCGCTTCACCGCCCTCTTAGAGGTCTTACCCGAATTTCCTCTGAAAGAATACAAAGGGATACCCCTCATTAACCCAGAGATTACGGGTTTTGAAGAAGAATTTGAAAGGCGCGTCCGCTTCCTCCAAGAGAAATCCGCCACCTACCACAGCACAGATGAGCCAGCAGAAAATGGTGACATCCTATTTTTGGATTACAAAATTTTCTTGGGGGAGGAGAAATTAGAAGAGGTCTCCGCCTATCGTTTCCGTTTGGGAGAGGAGAAAAACTTCCCGGAGTTAAACGAACATCTCCGGGGTATAAAGAGGGGGGAGAGGAAAGAGGTCTTAGTAAAGATCCCAGAATCCTTCCCGGAGGAGAAGGTAGCGGGAAGGGAAGTCCGTTTTGAAATTTTGGTCCGGGATGTAAAAAAAGAGGAACTGCCTAATTTAGATGAAGAGTTCGCCAAAAATTTAGGTTATAATAGCCTGGCGGAATTGGGAGAAGAGATTAAGGGGTTAATCCTTGAGGAATGGGAAGAGAGGCGCCTTGCCCTCTTAAAGAAAGAGATTGAAAAATACCTCCTCAATAATTACGATTTTGCCGTACCCGATTCTTTAATTGAAAGGGAGATTGACCTTCTCTTAATTGAGAATAAACTAAAAGACCAAAAGGAGACCCGAGAGAAACTCCTCCCCCTGGCTAAAAATCGGGCGAAGTTATGGATCATCCTTTCCCGAATTGCGGAAAAAGAAAATTTACTACCCACCAAAGAGGAGATAGAAAATTATCTCAATCAACTTTCTCTCACCGAAGAGGAGAAGGAAAAATTGGTGCATAGTCAATTCTTGAAAGAGAGGATTCTGATGGATAAGGTACTAAACTTTCTCTTAAAAGAAGCAAAGATTGGAGGGGAAGATGTATTACATACCAATCGTGATTGAACAGACGGGAAGAGGAGAAAGGGCGTATGATATCTATTCCCGCCTCTTGAAAGAGAGGATCATATTTTTAGGTTCTCCGATTGACGACACCGTGGCGAATTTGGTGATTGCACAACTCCTCTTTTTACAGGCGGAAGACCCGGAGAAGGATATCTACCTCTATATCAATTCCCCAGGGGGTTATATCTCTTCTGCCTTGGCAATTTACGATACGATGCAGTTTGTAAGACCAAAGGTCTCAACTATCTGCATGGGTATGGCGGCAAGCGCCGCTGCCGTCCTTTTAGCTGCCGGCACCCCAAAAAAGAGACTCGCCTTGCCCAACTCCCGGATTATGATCCACCAACCGGAGATTCACGGCTTATCCGGCCAGGCAACAGACATTCAAATCCATGCCCGCGAGATCGCCCGGCTCAAAGACCGGCTCAATGAAATCCTCGCCAAGCATACCAACCAACCGAAGGAGAAGATTGAGCGGGACTCCGACCGGAACTTCTTTATGTCCGCGGAGGAGGCAAAGGAGTATGGCATCATTGACGAGATAATCACGAGGGAAGATGAATCAAAAAGAACCGTCTCAGAAGAGAAGAGATAAAATCCGTTGCTCCTTCTGCGGTCGGACCGAAGATGTTTGCCGGCGCCTCATCTCCGGAAAGACCGGTTATATTTGCGACGACTGTGTTCGGATTTGCCATAATTTCTTGAAAGAGGAGGAAAAATACCGCCCCTTCTCCCAAAGTCGCACCCTCACCTCCCCACCGGAGATAAAGCGCTTTTTGGACGAA
This window harbors:
- the tig gene encoding trigger factor is translated as MRQLVGVQVPLLAKNLIISNMDLTVTERKEYLKELSVTIEPTEMHKKIEELLNEYKDKITIDGFRKGKVPPPIILRKLGKELESLAAQEIVEETVEKVVREKNFHLIAEPKITDFEITPEKSLRFTALLEVLPEFPLKEYKGIPLINPEITGFEEEFERRVRFLQEKSATYHSTDEPAENGDILFLDYKIFLGEEKLEEVSAYRFRLGEEKNFPELNEHLRGIKRGERKEVLVKIPESFPEEKVAGREVRFEILVRDVKKEELPNLDEEFAKNLGYNSLAELGEEIKGLILEEWEERRLALLKKEIEKYLLNNYDFAVPDSLIEREIDLLLIENKLKDQKETREKLLPLAKNRAKLWIILSRIAEKENLLPTKEEIENYLNQLSLTEEEKEKLVHSQFLKERILMDKVLNFLLKEAKIGGEDVLHTNRD
- the nadE gene encoding NAD(+) synthase encodes the protein MKKFTSLLAIDCQKVSLKIEEFIKGVVDAHSANGVIIGLSGGIDSAVLATLSVRALGKDKVSLFYLYDRDSEKGFRIRAEILARWLDWKLEVVDIEPAMRKKGLYQPEAMKIIAFSSLFNRLLNRLYFFLFQESPFLLTISQKERGENWLKGFLFSSGILPIERSFNIRHRYRREVLEAKGREKGLILLGATNRSEYEIGWFVKDGIDDLPISPLLGLYKTQIRALANYLGLPKEVIDQKPSPDMMKGITDESVLGISYEKIDLILSGLNRNLSEEEIMTFGVRKREIFCVRRLKELSSWKREKRKVLPFAGAKELSAEEGDLYLPTRLLFGAEVDEIDTIRQG
- the clpP gene encoding ATP-dependent Clp endopeptidase proteolytic subunit ClpP; this encodes MYYIPIVIEQTGRGERAYDIYSRLLKERIIFLGSPIDDTVANLVIAQLLFLQAEDPEKDIYLYINSPGGYISSALAIYDTMQFVRPKVSTICMGMAASAAAVLLAAGTPKKRLALPNSRIMIHQPEIHGLSGQATDIQIHAREIARLKDRLNEILAKHTNQPKEKIERDSDRNFFMSAEEAKEYGIIDEIITREDESKRTVSEEKR